The Myripristis murdjan chromosome 8, fMyrMur1.1, whole genome shotgun sequence genomic sequence ACCATGACAACACTGTAGGAATGCAGGAAGCATGAGGGGTTCCTTTCATCCAATCCCATTTCTGCCTTCATCACCGCCCAGGGACCACCACTGAATTCATCTTCCTCAGTCTGGGAGCTGGGAGGCTGCAAATGAAGTTTACAATCAAGTACACACTATTTATGCACTGACAAAGATTATGGCCACATCTTTGATGTGACTTCTGAATTCTGATTCTCGAGACTGGATTTTATAAGTTCACACTGTTTGGACTGAAAATGTCTGTCGCGTATGTGCtgtggctgtattttttttacatctagATGATTACTTTTCCCCACTCCCCCCCTCAACCGCTTTAGATTGCTTGCATGGTCACTGGAGCTAAATTACATCCAAACTATGCAAAATTCAGATCACACCACAAGCCTGACCACTTCCATGTCTGCTTTTGAAGGTCCAGCAGCAATGTGAGCAAAATCTTAATGCGTCTGGGAGTGTTTGGAAGATCAAAGTCACATTGAACTGACAAGCATAACTGCAATCAGAGAAATTCTTCATGACCTGTCCTGCACTGTTAAAATGAGGTCAGCTATGCCTTTACCATGACACTGATtttgacatacagtacaggccaaaagtttggacacaccttctcattcaatgcgttttctttattttcatgactatttacattgtagattctcactgaaggaatcaaaactatgaatgaacacatgtggagttatgtacttaacaaaaaaaggtgaaataactgaaaacatgttttatattctagtttcttcaaaatagccaccctttgctctgattactgctttgcacactcttggcattctctccatgagcttcaagaggtagtcacctgaaatggttttcacttcacaggtgtgccttatcagggttaattagtggaatttcttgctttatcaatggggttgggaccatcagatgtgttgtgcagaagtcaggttactacacagccgacagccctattggacaactgttaaaattcatattatggcaagaaccaatcagctaactaaagaaaaacgagtggccatcattactttaagaaatggaggtcagtcagtccggaaaattgcaaaaactttaaatgtgtccccaagtggagtcgcaaaaaccatcaagcgctacaaacgaaactggcacacatgaggaccgacccaggaaaggaagaccaagagtcacctctgcttctgaggacaagttcatccgagtcaccagcctcagaaatcgcaagttaacagcagctcagatcagagaccagataaatgccacacagagttctagcagcagacccaactccagaacaactgttaagaggagactgcgccaatcaggccttcatggtcaaatagctgctaggaaaccactgctaaggagaggcaacaagcagaagagatttgtttgggccaagaaacacaaggaatggacattagaccagtggaaatctgtgctttggtctgatgagtccaaatttgagatctttggttccaaccgccgtgtctttgtgagacgcagaaaaggtgaacggatggattccacatgcctggttcccactgtgaagcatggaggaggaggtgtgatggtgtgggggtgatttgctggtgacactgttggggatttattcaaaattgaaggcacactgaaccagcatggctaccacagcatcctgcagcaacatgccatcccatccggtttgcgtttagttggaccatcatttatttttcaacaggacaatgaccccaaacacacctccaggctgtgtaagggctatttgaccaagaaggagagtgatggagtgctgcagcagatgacctggcctccacagtcaccggacctgaacccaatcgagatggtttggggtgagctggaccgcagagtgaaggcaaaggggccaacaagtgctaaacacctctgggaactccctcaagactgttggaaaaccatttcaggtgactacctcttgaagctcatcaagagaatgccaagagtgtgcaaagcagtaatcagagcaaagggtggctattttgaagaaactagaatataaaacatgttttcatttatttcacctttttttgttaagtgcataactccacatgtgttcattcatagttttgattccttcagttagaatctacaatgtaaatagtcatgaaaataaagaaaacgcattgaatgagaaggtgtgtccaaacttttggccggtactgtatgttttttgttatgGTGCAGGTCTAAGTGCTGACCTCATTATGAGATGATAATGGTGGGAGGAGGATTGGAAATTACTGTTGGACCTAACATAACAGAACATCTGCAGCAAGAGGCACCTAACTAGATCAACACTTAATGGATAATTACATCAAGAGAATTGTTTGTTGTCTTGTTATGTAAGAAAGAGCTAAAACTTGACATaagcctgaaatgaaaatgagttttGTGCATATCCTTGTCTTCTCAGTTTTCTCACATTACCTGGTTTGGCAGACGAGCCACAGCACCGTGGGCAGGAGTCTGGGGAACAGACACCACTATGTCATCCAGGCTCTGGCCCTGAGGCTGAGAGAGAAGAATTAAAATATCATGTCACCATGGTGTAAAAAGAAGCACATAACCAACCAGCTTCTTTGACAGTTATCTCATCAGAACATAGACTACAGATTCACAGAGGAGCACTACAAATTCTGACAAAAGAAAGCTCATGCATTTCAAGAGATTCCATATTATAAAGTTTATGATATTGTTTTCAGATATATTATTTGAAGTTGCTTTGAATTGAATGATGGGAAAAGTAAATGCCTATACATTTTGGAGCATAGTATGACTGGGCCTTTAGTCCTAACAATAGTGGGCCTGATTAAATGAGGacaccaggggcctcatgtataaAGACTTGCGTGGATTTCCTACTAGAAAATGGCGTACGCTCAAATCCAGAAAACAGCGTAcgcccaaaaaaatccagatgtataaatctgtgcgtacacatgaatccaagcacatttcctttgaacatcCCGATCAACGTGGAATTGAGCGCACATGTTGGCGTACCTGACCCCTCCCTTTCCACGCccccatttaaatatgcaaatcatatttaaatgagcccgGCACCTGAGATTGCCCTCTCtgcatgatcagaaaactacaaccCTTGACATGAATAAGAccgaaaaaagagaaatttcacgGAATGTGAATTAGAGACGTTCCTCACTGAAGTGTAGGTGTGCAAAGATGTTGGCACGCTGTCCAACACGAAACGCAAGAGGAGTGAGCGGGAGAGTGTGTGGGGCTGTCGGTGCTGTGGGGTCGGAAAGGCGCACACAGGctgaattaaatgcattggTGAATACGTGAATTCTGTGTCCTTGCCTCTTTTAATtggttgaaatcaaatgttgccGGGCCGAATGGCCTCCCGGGTAAGATGTGAATTCATTAATTGcttgttaattttatacaccACTTACACGGATCTAgttgtaaataaatgcagaagtgcgccggggaaaaggtgaggatgattaagacatttcacactttaCGCACGggtttattaatattattttttagcagTTCTGCTTAATTTGATAGTCACAATAGAGATAAACAGGGGACGACATGCAACAAAGGAGCTGAggccggattcgaaccccggtcgctgcgatcgggactgaaCTTTGGTGTACGGTACGCGCTCTTGGCCGGtaagccaccggggcgcccgaCGCACGGGTCTATTGACATGAGGActtcacacacagtgacaatcagaaagctctgaagctgtagtttaaccagcaaaaaacagcaagtcactaacttgaaccacagactggtactgatgctgtgaagaCACGATCATATTTGGGGGCGCACATGCTCAATGCGCATGAGGGGGCTTAATATTAggacaattaaacaaataaattatttactcacCAAGAAGCCACCTATCGCGCACAGTGCCAGTTTGTAGTCTGCTCCCTCAGAATGTATGAATCGTGCGTTGAACCAGGCCACAGCACCGGTATTTTCATCACTTTGAGATGCGGGTGTATTAATtgttcatcagttttaattgttcatgtgtctgggacgaattgttttcatattatcaacagtttcccagcatcaccTCTAAGTGTCGCCAAAGGAACAATAGCTGTAGAAACGTGCGTACGCCAGCTATGAAGTTGGCGTGAGGCACCGCACATTTCCACGCTCATTTCACTCTTTATACATCTGAACCTTGCCGTGGAAAAGGGCGTACGCCACGTTTTTGTGCGTACACACGCTTTATACATGAGGCCCCAGCTCCTCTGATTCACAGAGGATGAAGTCAGTTAGAAGAGGCTTTCAGGTTCATATGCTGCAAACCAGCCTGATCAGAAATATTTCAGGAATTCTTCAGTGAGGGGAACTGGACCAGGTCCAGTTGAGACAAAGAGTGAATgtcaaacagctttttttttttttttttttttttttaaagatatgacttatgaaaataaaacttttaactTAACCACTCAAACAAGATCAAATTCTAACAATGTCTtcctaaaatatttttgatcTTACATGTATGTAAACGAGTCAAGTCTTAATTCCTATTCCATGTACTTGGACAACTCTGAGTTTAACTATCATTTAAGGTAAATATTGTGAAAACTGATAAATGTAGCAATATCAACTCGGTGTAGCCAAGATTCAGCTATAGCCCATTTGAGACTCATGGCAGAGGGACAGACCAGGTGCATCAGTGTGCCTGGATGAGACTAACCTGCTGTGGCAGGAGCCCGGCAGGGCCTGGGAAACGACGGGTCCTGGGCTGCTGAGGGGCAGGGCGAGGCCTCTTCCTGGGAAGCTTACTGGATGCAGACACCAACTGGACCAGGTGATTGGTGAGGACCGGTGTGTGAATGGGACGAGGGCTGAGGCCGGGGCATGTCACGGAGGAAGATGCTGGGGATATGGAACCAAACAAGCTGCGACCCTGAGGGGAAGGTGCTGGAGTTGTGCACGGCCTCTGTGGCTGCTGGGACTCTCTGACTGGTCTGGGAAAGGGACTGGAAATGTGGGAAGTGGCAGTGAGGCCAGGGAAAACACCAGGGCTCTGGGCAGGGGCTGAGAAGCACACAGGACGGGGGGCTGGAGATGGTGCGGGGAGAGAAGTGGATGTTGGAGGAGGTACATTACGAGCAGACAAGCCAGGTGTGTGGCATGGAGTGCTGAGCTCTCTCAGACCCCTGCCAGGTAGAGTCTGAGTCCCTCCACAAGCCGGGGGCCGCAGCTTTTTGGATAACAATCCAGTCTCAGTGGTGGGTGCAACTGGGAACGGAGCTGGGGGCTGAACCGGCTGTGGGAGGTGGCCTCCCACGCCCATCTGTGGATCGCACTCATCCAAGTCTGCCAAGTCAACATCCCAATCATCAAAATCATCCTGTGCCACACAGGCTTTCTGAAGCCCTTCAGTGTCAAAGCAGCTTTGCTGTGATGCCAAATTAGTCTGAGCATTATTTAGTACAGGGGGACGGAGGGAGTGCGGTTGGGTGGAGGCGGGTTGCCTCAAACCCAGAGCAACAGTTTGTCCAACAGCAGTCTGCATGCTGTTCCCTGATCCGGTGCCATTACAGAGGGCAGCTGAGCTCTCTCCAGTTTGCTGAAGGGAAttttcttcctgctctgtgtgaGCAGCAGAGGAAGCCCGCAGCGCACAGGATGATACAGCAGCTGCCACTTTGGCGGGTCCAGACGCTGCTGGGCCAGCCCAGTCTGTCCCGAGCAGGTCCTAAggaacgaacacacacacacacacacacacacacacacacacacacacacacagtgagacgCAGGGAGAACAGAAGGAGAACCATTATGCTGCAACATGTTAGAAGCACAGTGAGAATTAAGTAACGAGTGAAATCAGGTGTGTTGAAGTCTGAAGGGATCACCTCATCATCAAAGTCTTCGCCAATGCTGAACAATCCATTTAATTTGCAGGTCTGTAACACAGGTTGTAACACGATAGTAAGACGTATTTGGAGCatttacagcacatacatacCAAGGAACTGAACGCATATGCTCAGATTTATCGAGGCAAAACTCTGCAGCGCAGCCTAACTGAAGTCAGAGagtttagctagctagctgcaCTGGTTTACTTACCATCGCAGTCATGAGATTTCGCGGTGACAGCCGCTTTTTGATCAGTTTGAACAGGAACACAGTCAGTCATCCACTGTCATGTAACAATTAGTGCATAATCACATTCTTTCTTGATaacttaaatttgaaaatataacGCCGATAAACAACGGCAATGGAAAAACTTCATGGTTGGCTGTGCTGCTTGGCGCCGCCACGTTCAAGCAGGACGTAGTGACGCAATCAATATTTATTGTCCGTACGTAGCAAGAGGATTCGCTCCCATTTACTTCCGATTTAACTTTAACACTCTTTGGTAGGCGAAATATTTCCTCTCTCAGAGTggatggatgagagaggaggaagctAACAAACATTTAAAGCCACCGGAAGCCGCCCTGGTGAGACAGgaatacagaaaaacagattGCAACGCTTTCAGTAACGAacacaggttttaattttagtAAGTGTTCCAGTTTGGCACATGCAAGCACAGGATATTCGTGAATGTACGCGAGTATTACTAAACCCTTACAGGTATGCATCAGGTGGCTATTAATGCTAGCTGTCCATTCATATAACCTCTCAGTTGTTTTTTCAGAGTGATCATCTTAACGTTTGTTTGCCATCTTTGATATACTAAAGCGCTTCGATGAGATTACCTGGGTCGATACTGCCATCTGCTGGCCATTTCTG encodes the following:
- the hrob gene encoding uncharacterized protein C17orf53 homolog — encoded protein: MTAMTCKLNGLFSIGEDFDDEDLLGTDWAGPAASGPAKVAAAVSSCALRASSAAHTEQEENSLQQTGESSAALCNGTGSGNSMQTAVGQTVALGLRQPASTQPHSLRPPVLNNAQTNLASQQSCFDTEGLQKACVAQDDFDDWDVDLADLDECDPQMGVGGHLPQPVQPPAPFPVAPTTETGLLSKKLRPPACGGTQTLPGRGLRELSTPCHTPGLSARNVPPPTSTSLPAPSPAPRPVCFSAPAQSPGVFPGLTATSHISSPFPRPVRESQQPQRPCTTPAPSPQGRSLFGSISPASSSVTCPGLSPRPIHTPVLTNHLVQLVSASSKLPRKRPRPAPQQPRTRRFPGPAGLLPQQPQGQSLDDIVVSVPQTPAHGAVARLPNQPPSSQTEEDEFSGGPWAVMKAEMGLDERNPSCFLHSYSVVMVLRKAALKQLAKNKVPNMAVLLKSIVHTYTDAKAVFKDPTGEIQGTVHRRLLEDRLGELKPGAVLLLKQVGVFSPSHRNHYLNVTPNNLLRIYPPDGVSLSSTQLPPLALESVLHSPAQPPSSPVGPVSRMQLVFDEDEEEEQEEGQCREAGQTAQVPVDSRAGSSGTPAPQDQGWDADDDLDELLGELPEETYCL